From Coffea arabica cultivar ET-39 chromosome 9c, Coffea Arabica ET-39 HiFi, whole genome shotgun sequence, one genomic window encodes:
- the LOC113708303 gene encoding uncharacterized protein translates to MTEEEIVRTFIKAHDPPYFEEIFRMTGSSFAAIINKLEEYDEFVKAGKIVNVSALKLQLDTLQNQSNNGKKTPIQEERRPTLQNNNPSQNLLQTSGIQTQKQFRTFTNLGRPINQLYEQLKGTGKIGTVPPKIYPRGPPAGYDPHAICAYHSGSPGHTTGNCWALKHKIQGMIDSGDILLKRKGEQGPNVSKNPLPEHRNTVGVIIADEDFVDPTQYILDETKVFGVMEADHARMRKLSPVEKSMTKDNVEENLKSFVFGKKEPFIVERGPSEIDNSKAPFILDLPSFEWDVPEPAILEFPEQMPVNNLQEVPWNYEEPSLLIGGKDCLKEDISTITRSRKIVRNPEIDVQSRAKFKSLTPKSLVSEKEAVDFLKMLKRSEYKTVEQLGRMPAQISFLNLLLTSELHREALLKILNETQVPKDIPVDKFSNIVGNVLAANHIAFSDDDLTAEGIGHNIALYISVHCNGKLLSRVLVDNGSALNICPWNTLTKLGFLDVKLRPSATVVRGFDGSRRESMGETELILEIGPAQFQVTCQVMDFSSVYNILLGIPWIHASNSVPSSLHQMLRFIVNDQLITVFAEDDCTMIIDAKFKGEDKKGTPISSHHVADVVSVEWASRDKSLTQSDLPEASTMMAREMIQGGYEIGRGLGRELQGILEPIEIPTQKDTFGLGFHPNAKDRREMQARKQAEKKGKQTALNIPPLYHTFPRPSEVIMPEMKNPVEEIEVDLSQLFVGTTCEDKPSENAKFLPITEGAIQNWTADYLPSRREFR, encoded by the exons ATGACGGAGGAGGAGATTGTTCGTACTTTCATCAAGGCTCACGATCCACCCTATTTTGAAGAGATCTTCCGCATGACTGGAAGTTCATTTGCTGCTATCATTAACAAATTGGAGGAGTATGATGAATTTGTCAAAGcagggaagattgttaatgtgtctgcatTAAAGTTACAATTGGATACTCTACAAAATCAAAGCAACAATGGGAAAAAAACCCccattcaagaagaaagaag ACCAACCCTGCAAAACAATAACCCTTCTCAAAATCTTTTGCAAACCAGTGGAATTCAAACTCAGAAACAATTTCGAACCTTCACCAACTTGGGCCGACCTATTAATCAGTTATACGAGCAATTAAAAGGAACTGGAAAAATTGGCACTGTTCCTCCCAAAATCTATCCCAGAGGTCCTCCTGCCGGTTATGATCCTCATGCaatctgtgcttatcattctggaaGTCCAGGTCATACCACTGGCAATTGTTGGGCTTTAAAACATAAGATTCAGGGCATGATTGACTCTGGAGACATCCTTCTcaaaagaaagggagagcagGGACCGAATGTTAGTAAGAATCCTTTACCTGAGCATAGGAACACTGTGGGAGTTATCATCGCTGATGAAGATTTTGTCGATCCCACTCAGTACATTTTAGATGAAACTAAAGTGTTTGGCGTGATGGAGGCTGACCACGCGAGAATGAGAAAACTGTCGCCTGTTGAAAAGTCCATGACTAAGGATAATGTCGAGGaaaatttgaaatcttttgtatttggaaaAAAGGAGCCGTTTATAGTAGAAAGAGGGCCTTCCGAGATTGACAATTCTAAAGCTCCTTTTATTCTGGATTTACCATCTTTTGAATGGGATGTACCAGAGCCTGCCATTCTCGAATTTCCAGAACAAATGCCTGTCAATAACTTGCAAGAGGTACCATGGAACTACGAGGAGCCCAGTCTGTTAATTGGGGGTAAAGATTGCTTGAAGGAAGATATATCTACTATTACTAGGTCTAGGAAAATTGTGAGAAATCCTGAAATCGATGTCCAATCTAGGGCCAAGTTTAAATCCCTGACACCCAAGTCTCTAGTGTCTGAAAAGGAAGCTGTGGATTTTCTAAAGATGCTGAAGAGAAGCGAGTACAAAACAGTGGAGCAGTTGGGTAGGATGCCTGCTCAGATCTCTTTTTTGAATCTTCTCTTGACCTCCGAATTACACAGAGAAGCATTGCTCAAAATCTTGAACGAAACCCAAGTCCCTAAAGATATTCCTGTGGATAAGTTTTCTAACATTGTGGGTAATGTACTTGCCGCTAATCATATCGCCTTCTCCGATGATGATCTGACTGCAGAAGGAATTGGACATAACATAGCCTTATATATATCAGTCCACTGCAATGGAAAGCTGCTGTCGAGGGTTTTGGTGGATAATGGGTCGGCGCTGAATATCTGTCCATGGAACACTCTCACTAAACTTGGATTTCTTGATGTTAAACTCCGTCCGTCTGCAACGGTGGTTAGGGGGTTCGATGGTTCAAGAAGGGAATCTATGGGTGAAACAGAGTTGATATTGGAGATAGGCCCTGCTCAATTTCAAGTTACTTGCCAAGTAATGGACTTCTCCAGTGTTTACAACATTTTACTTGGAATACCTTGGATACATGCTTCCAATTCAGTGCCATCTTCTCTGCATCAAATGTTGAGATTTATTGTGAATGATCAGCTCATTACTGTATTTGCTGAGGATGACTGTACtatgatcattgatgcaaaattCAAAGGTGAAGACAAAAAAGGGACTCCAATTTCATCTCATCATGTTGCTGACGTAGTCTCTGTGGAATGGGCATCTAGGGATAAGTCGTTGACTCAATCAGATTTGCCAGAGGCCAGTACTATGATGGCGAGAGAGATGATCCAAGGCGGATATGAAATAGGAAGAGGTCTTGGGCGAGAATTGCAAGGAATTTTGGAGCCAATAGAGATCCCGACTCAAAAGGATACATTTGGATTGGGATTTCATCCGAATGCTAAGGACAGAAGGGAAATGCAAGCTCGAAAACAAGCTGAAAAGAAGGGCAAGCAAACTGCCTTAAATATCCCACCGCTATATCACACTTTTCCTCGTCCCTCAGAGGTGATTATGCCAGAAATGAAGAATCCTGTGGAGGAGATTGAAGTGGACCTGTCTCAGCTATTTGTCGGGACCACCTGTGAGGACAAGCCATCAGAGAATGCAAAATTTTTGCCAATTACCGAAGGAGCTATTCAGAATTGGACTGCTGattatcttccctctcgaagggaatttcgataa